The Thermodesulfovibrio sp. 3462-1 genome contains the following window.
AGAAAGGGCTTTTTCAGTAAGACAATAGTTAAGAAACTTTTTGAGAATCTCTTTTTGTTCCATTATCTATAAACTCTTCAATGCCTACCTGTGAGCGCAACATATCATAAAAAATCTTTCCGAGCTGGAATAAATTTTCTGTATCTGCTCTGTTATAAGAAATAAGGCGCTCAAGACTGTCAGTACTTCCATTTAAATATGCTTTCCAGAGCTTTACAGCATCATATCCGTTAAGCCCTTTGAGCTCTTCCTGTCTTTCAATCAGAAATAATGTTTCAAGCTTTTTAAGCCCACCATGAATTCCCAATCTTTTTCCTGCAAAAAATAAATCAAAATGAGGCATGTGTTCAATTTTCAAATTAGGAAACTCTTTTTTAAGAAATGGAATATCAAAAATGCTTCCATAAAATGTTATCAAATATCTGTATCCATCAAGGGATTGCTGAAGATTGTCTTCTGTGAGATTTTCTCCTTTAACTAAAGCTTGATACCCTTTTGGAGAATAAAGTCCAACCACAGTTACATATCCACCTTTCTCTGGTGTTAGTCCGTTTGTTTCTATATCAAGGCATACTACATCGTTCATCCATTCTTCAAAAAGCCTCCAGTGTTCTCTTTTTTTCAAATGTTCAGCAAAAAAACAACAATCCTTGCAAATTAAAGCCTCATAAGCCCAGTGAAGAAACTCATCATAGCTTTGTTTTTTTTCATAATCTAAATCAAGAACCTCTTTACAATTGAAAAAATCTTCCCAAGTAAGAACTCCTTGTCTCCATAGCTTTCGTTCTCTTTTTTCTCCAATTCCATCAAGAAGTATAAAAGTATTTTTAATCATGTTTTTATTATATTAAGCTTAAGAAAATTTAGACAAGTTTTCAAAGAATAAAAATAAGTTGAATCATACTTTTTGAACAAAAAAATTAAATACTATGTATAAGATAAATTATCAAAAAGCCAGCTATTACAAGAATAGCGACTACCAGAAGTATATCAAGTAACAAAGAGGGTTTATAACTGTCCTCATCAATCTGTTTTTCAATCTTTTTATATCGTATAAAAGCAAGAAAACCCATTAATGCTCCAAGAGCGACAAGAAATATACCAAAGAATGAAGAATATCCAACATGCGATGGCTGTAATAGTTCTTTCTCCAAAACATGCGATGGCTCTTTCTGATGTAAAGTTGAAGAAACAAAAAAGGAGATCTGCCTTACAAAAAGTGCAAATTTTTCAACAACAAATCCGAATGCCATTATTCCAATGCTTGTTCTAATCCATGAAAGAAAGGTTCTTTCATTTGCAAGATGAACTCTTCTGTTCCGAACTTTTGGATGTGTGTTATTTTCTTCCATTGTTTTGAAAACTTCTTTTTACATCTCTGACATCATTTTTAAACATTAATTTTAATTTTAAAACAAACCATCAATTAAAATAAATCTCCCGAATTGCCTCATTTAAAATCTACTTGAAATACCATTCGTTGCAGATTCCTTTTCGCACCCACAAGGGATGCAAGGACAACACGGTGTCAAGAAAAAGGTAAAAACTCCTTTCGAATAGATTTTTATGTGAGGCAATAAGGTAGTTTTCAAAAATTATCATGAATAATAATTTTTACCTCTGTTCCTTTATTCACTTCACTGTCAATTTTGAACTGCCATCCATGAGCTAAAACAAGGTGTTTAACTATAGCTAATCCGAGCCCTGTTCCTCCAAGCTGTCTTGAACGGGCTTGATCAACCCTGTAAAATCTCTCTCCAATTCTATAGAGATGCTCCTTTGGAATTCCTATCCCTGTATCTTCCACTGAAAGAATTCCTTTATCATTTTCCTGGAAAAATCTCACTTTTACTAAGCCTTTTTCAGTAAATTTTATGGCATTGTCTATGAGATTTATCATTATTTGGGTAAATCTATCTTTATCTGCATAAATAAATGTTTCATAGGGAATTTCTTTTTTTAAAAGAAGCCCTTTTTTTTCTGCCCTGTCCTTAAAAATCTCAAAAACCGACTCTACCAGACTCTCAAGCAGTATCTTTTCCTTTTCAATTTTTATATCTCCTGATTCAATCCTTGAGAGAGTCAAAAGGTCTTCTACCAGTGCATTAAGTCTGTCTGCCTGATTTTTTATGATTTCAATAAATTTTTTGGCATTCTCTCTTTCATCAATAGCTCCATCAAGAAGAGCTTCCGCATAGCCTTTTATGGCAGTAACAGGTGTTTTAAGTTCATGAGAAACATTTGCGACAAAATCTCTTCTTATATTTTCAAGTTGTTTAAGTCTACTTATGTCATGAAGAAGAATTATTAGAAAAGAGACACTTCCTGAATCAACCACAGGCATTGCTTTGGCAAGAAGATATATGTCTTTTCCAGCTTTCTTAACTATGATTTCTGCTGTCAAATCTTGTTTTTCAACCATTGCTGAGCTTATAAGATTTATTAAATCTATGTTTCTAATAACTTCAATAACCTGTTTTCCTTCTGGAGGTTCATCTATTCTTAAAATATCTTTAAGACTTTGATTGGCAAGCATTATGTAACCTCTGGGATCAATAATAAGAAGTCCTTCTGTTATTGATTTTAAAATTGTTTCAAAGCTTTGAGGTGATTTAATTTGAGTTAATTCATAAACATTTTTTTCAGACTGCAGCTCATGAATTTTTTGAGAAAGTGTTTTTATCCTGCCTGTCAGTATCAAAATTATAAGAATTAAAAGAAAAATCAGCAATATTAAAAATTCCGCTACCATTAAGCCTCAATGTAATAGCCAATTCCACGAAGTGTTTTAATATATTCTGGATTATCAGGATCCTCTTCAATTTTTAAACGAAGTCTTCTTATGTGAACATCCACTGTTCTTGAATCCACATAAATTTCATGCCCCCATACAGCATCAAGAAGATGGTCTCTATTAAAAATTTTATTTGGTCTTTCTGCAAGGTATAAAAGAAGTTTAAACTCAGTTGCTGAGAGCCTTTTTGGCTGTCCTTTTACTGTTACCAGGTATTTTTCCTTATCTATTACCATTTCTTTTATTTTTATAATCTTCTGCTTAGAATGTGCTGGCATTGTTCTTCTTAAAACTGCTTTTATTCTTGCCAGAAGCTCTTTTGAGCTGAAAGGCTTTGTAATGTAATCGTCTGCTCCAGCTTCCAGTCCTGTGATTTTATCAAACTCTTCACCCTTTGCAGTTACAATTATTATTCCCGTTTTCTGCATATCTGGATTATTTCTTATAACTTTGCATATCTCAAGTCCCTGAATCTTAGGCAGCATGAGGTCAAGAACCACGAGATCAAAGAAATTTTCTCTTAGTTTCTTTAAAGCTGTCTCACCATCAAGAGCTATTGTTACTTCAAAATTTTCCTTTTTAAGTGTATAGGCTATTAAATCAGCAATCTCTCTTTCGTCCTCAACAACTAAAATTTTTTCATTCATTTAAAACCTTTTTTAAATCTTCCTCTGATATTTCAAAGTTTATTTTCATCTTACCTATTGCTTCTGGAATGACCATTCTGATTTTTCCTTCAATGTTCTTTTTATCAAGCAAAATGGTTTTTATCATGGCTGATGAATCCATATTAAGAGGTAGATTTATGGGTAATCCAAAGTTTTTCAAAATATTTTTTATTCTTTCCAGACTTTCTGTTTCAAGAAAACCAAGCATTCTACTGAGCTTTGCCTCATAGACCATTCCAATTGATATTGCCTCTCCATGAAGATATCTGCCATAACCTGTCAGAGTTTCAATGGCATGCCCGATTGTATGACCATAATTGAGTATGGCTCGAAGAGAGCTTTCTCTTTCATCCTTTGAAACAACCTCTGTCTTGATCTCACAGGCTCTTTTTATTATCTGGATCAGTACTTCTTTTTCTTTTCTCAGAATTTTTTCCCTATTTATCTCAAGAAATTCAAAAAATTCTCTATCCCATATAATTCCATATTTTATAACCTCAGCCAAACCTGAAATAAACTCTCTTTCAGGTAAAGTATCAAGGGTATCAACATCAATCCATACTAAAGAAGGTTGCCAGAAACTCCCAATCATGTTTTTGCCAAGAGGATGGTTAACAGCAGTTTTTCCTCCTACTGAACTGTCAACCTGAGCAAGCAAGGTTGTTGGTATCTGAATGTAAGGTATGCCTCTCATATATATGGAAGCAACAAAGCCTGTGAGGTCTCCTATCACTCCTCCTCCTAAGGCAATAAGTGAGGAGCGTCTGTCAAATCCTGCTTCAAGAAGTTGAGTAAGAATATGGTATGCCCAGAAGTAGTCTTTGTAAAGCTCTCCATCTGGGACTAAAACTGAATAAGTGTCGAATCCTTCTTTTTTTAATGATGCTATTACTCTTTCGCCATAAAGCTCAAAAATCTTTGGATTGCTTATGATAGATACTTTCTTTCCTACAGAAAATCTTAGCAGCCTCTCTCCAATGAGGGAAAGATTTCCTCTGTCAATGAGAATTTCATAACTTCGTTCACCCAATTCAACTCTAAGTTTTTCCATCTATCAACCTCTCAATTATTTTTTCTGTCACCTGCTCAGGAGTTAATCCTTCTGTGTCAATGCAAAAATCTGCTTTTTCATAAAGATGTTTTCTCTTTTCAAGGAGTTCTTTTATCCTTTTTTCAGGATTTTCCACCTGCAGTAGAGGTCTGTCTTTACAATGCTTCACTCTTTCAAAAATAACATTTTCTGAAGCTTTAAGGCAAAAAATTACACCATTTTCCTTAAGTTTTTTCATATTTTCTTCTCTTAAAACAACTCCTCCGCCTGTGGCAATAACCTGTCTGTTTTTTTGAGTTATGAGATTTATAACTTCTGATTCAATATCTCTGAAACGGGGCTCTCCAAATCTTGAAAAAATCTCAGAAATTTTCATGCCTGTTGTTTTTTCAATAACTTTATCAACATCAATGAATTTAAAACCAAGTTTTTTTGATAGAATTTTCCCAACTGAGCTCTTCCCTGTGCCCATGAATCCTATGAGAACAATATTTTTCATGTTAAAATTAATTTATGCAATACTATTATACTAAAAATTTCATAGGCTTTGGGATTCTACTGTTTCTTGTATTTTTTATTTTCACCAGTGCCTGCGCAAAAAAAGAGGCTGATTATTACAAAGTCACAGAAATCAATGATGGTGATACTGTCAGTATTGTTACGGGCAGTTTTTTTGGGATTATAGTTAAAACTGAAAGAGTGCGTCTTATTGGAATAGATGCACCAGAGCTTGCCCAGGAACCATGGGGAAGAAGAGCTAAAAATCATCTAAGAAAACTCATTAAAGAAAGTGACTGGCTTGTAAAAATTGAACTCGATGTTCAGCACAGAGACAGATATGGAAGAATTCTTGCATATCTGTGGGATAAAAATGGGAGGATGCTTAACTATATGATGGTAAGAGATGGATATGCTATGGTTTATACAGTGCCGCCAAATGTTAAATATACTGAATGGTTTTTGCAGGCACAAAGACTGGCAAGACAGGAAAAAAGAGGAATTTGGGGAAAAGATGGACTCCGTGAGGCGCCATCTCAATGGAGAAAACAGCATCCTCAAAATCATAGATAAGATTTTAACCGGAAACTGCGAATAGAAGTAGCAAAGATTTACATTGATGCGGTAAAACTCTTGAAAAACTACAGTATGACAATTTTGCGAAGGTCTAAAAAGTGATTTCTTGTAAACCCTTGATAATTCTTGATGGACGGTAGGGGACTTGAACCCCCGACCTCCAGAGTGCGATTCTTATTCAGGCACTTTCTTATGTTATCCCATGTTGTCTTTTCTTAGAAAAATCAAAGAGTTTGCAAAATAGCATTTACCCCTGTTTGCCCTCATTTTTTATTGCTTACTTCACAATTACTTCACATTTTTTAGTATTACTTCACATTGGTTTTTCCTATAGTAAAGATAGATTTTTTCTATGAAAGGGTATTTTTAGCTTTTGTAATTCTCAAACATTTAACAAAGTTAACTTATACAAAAGAATTTATGTAAATAGAAATAGTATTTGTAGAAAGCCCTGTTTTTTTGGGGGTGAAGTAAGGGGGCAGACAGGCAGCTAAACACATCCAACTGTGTTTTTATGCTTAGACTATGTTTCCTGCAGGAGATACTACAGGACTTCTTGTTGGATACTCTATTAGATAGATAGAGATAGAACTCAGGGCTAACTAAGAAAAGGCATAATTATTTTTTTTAAGCTTATTTCTTATTGCTGTGTTTTTGTTTTAATAGGAGCAAACACCTGAGGATATTTTTCTCTAATTTCATACACAAGTCTTTCTATGACTTCTATGTTACAAACCTCTTCTTTAAGCAGTTCTCTTATGTTTTGTAATTCTGTTTGTATAGTTTCTCTTTCAGGATGCCTTTGTATTCTTTTTTGAATTATGCTTCTATACCTGTTTTTGCAAACAGGACAAAATAGGGCAGGACTAAAACAACGAGTGTTAAACCTGCTAAGGCAAAAGATGCAGATTGTAGTTTTTTCATAGATTGCTCTCCCTGTAAGTTTTGCAATATCTTGAAGTTCATCACCAATGATTTTTTTCAGCTTACCAATGTTGGTTAACTTTCCATCTTTGAGGCAACCTTCATTTAAAAGTCTTTTACGCAACTCGATACATTCATAGGTTAGAATGTCCAATTTGTCTGGCAATTTATCAGGAAGGGTTAAGAAGAAGTTTTTAAACCACCTTGTCGTATATATAATCATTACATGCTTAATCTCAGACTCTGTAATCTCAGGCTTTATGGTCTCAAGTTCAAAGAAAGAGACAACTTTTAAAATTTTCTCAAGCTCGTGTTTTTTATAATTACCAAGTGTCTTTCCTAAAAAAGTTTCAGCAAATAAAGGGATGAGGTCCCTTTCAAAATACTCATCTGGGTTGAAGTATCTCTCAGGGGTTAACTCTTCCTCTTTGAATCTCTTTTTTGAAAAGATTTCAGGAAATAAGGAAGCAAACTTTCTTCTGGAATGTCTTTCTAATTTTAGTCCTTCTTCATAAAGCTCTTTGACAATCTGTTCGTTTGAGGAAATATTCTCTATCAGGGCTTTCTTAAAGCTCTCTTTAATTTCAGGAACCTTAAAGAAGACTATCAAGAAAAGAAATACCCACCAAATAGAACTATCCTTTAAATTCCAGGCAAATGCTCCATCCTCAATATATCCAACTATGCAGTCTTCAGCTTTCCAACCAATCTCTTTATAAACCTCAGACAAAATCTTTAAGCAAACCTGCTTATTTACCTTCTTGGTGTAGCAAACCAATAAGTCCTCCCTGTTCCATTCAAGAGATATTAATCTTTTCGGTGTCCACCTCACTTTTTTATGTCCTCCCATCTTCTTTATTGTCTTTCTTAATTTTAACATAAAGACATAGACAAAAAACAAAAAAAAGGAGGTGGGAAAAATGTTTTACAGTTTGCGACAAAGAAAAGATGGCACTTTTGCAGTGAATGTCCCTACATGGGTGATAAAGCTGCTAAAGATGCAAATCGGGGATTATGTAGGGCTTGAAGTCAGAAGAGGTGCTATTGTCTTAAATCCAAAACAATACAGTGGCTTTACTTACAAACTAAGAAGAAACGGGAGGTATGCAGAGGTGGGAATCCCATCTTGGGTGGTGAAGCAGTTGAGGTTGAAAGCTGGAGATAAAGTAGATTTCTCCATACAAGGAGGTAAAGTTCTAATCACGCCAGTAAAGGAGGAGCTATCATGACATTGGAGGAACTTTTGAACAAATTAGAGGGGGTAAAAAAAGTGGGCAATAGCTACATGGCCTACTGCCCAGCACACAGTGATAAACATCAGTCATTAAGTGTAAAAGAAACTAATGGTAGAATCTTGCTACATTGCTTTGCAGGTTGCAGCCTCGAGAGTATTTTGGATGCCTTAGGACTGAAAGTTCAAGACTTATACACAAATCACAAAGAAAAATTTACAGAAGACAAAACAGAGGATAATGAAAAGAGGATAGTCGCAGTATACGACTATACAAATGAAACGGGGCAGCTGCTCTTTCAGGTTGTAAGATATGAGCCCAAGGACTTTAGGATAAGGCGCTTCGTGGATGGTAGGTGCGTATACAATTTAGGAGACGTGGAGCCTGTTTTGTACAAACTGCCAGAATTAATCAAATCTCAACAAGTGTTCGTTGCCGAGGGTGAAAAAGATGCTGACAATCTTGCCAAAATGGGGTTAACAGCGACGACAGCTCCGTTTGGCGCTGGAAAATGGAGAGCAAATTTTAATAAATACTTCATAGATAAGGACGTTATCATAGTTCCGGATTTTGATGAGGTGGGTATTCAACACTCCTTCAAGATAGAGGAGCAGCTAAAGCCAATAGCTAAGTCCGTAAAAATCTTGAATCCTGAGTCCTTAAATCTAAAAGAAAAGGGCGACATTTCGGACTGGATTGAAAGCGGAGGAACAAAAGAGCAGCTTCTTGAGATTCTTCAAGAAGAAAAAAATTTCTTAAGCAAGGAAAAATGGCAAAAGAAAAAAAAAGAAAAAGAAACTTTGAAGCTTCTAAACACAGTAATTGAAGAAATCTACGAGCCAAAAGCTATCGATTTCCATAATGGAGTTTTAACTTATGGAACTATCTGGAATTCCAAAAAAGTGCTAATCTCAAGCGATTACAAAGTTAAAGAAGTTGAGAACGCAAACTTTATGTGTTCCAACTTAACACC
Protein-coding sequences here:
- a CDS encoding ribonuclease H-like domain-containing protein encodes the protein MIKNTFILLDGIGEKRERKLWRQGVLTWEDFFNCKEVLDLDYEKKQSYDEFLHWAYEALICKDCCFFAEHLKKREHWRLFEEWMNDVVCLDIETNGLTPEKGGYVTVVGLYSPKGYQALVKGENLTEDNLQQSLDGYRYLITFYGSIFDIPFLKKEFPNLKIEHMPHFDLFFAGKRLGIHGGLKKLETLFLIERQEELKGLNGYDAVKLWKAYLNGSTDSLERLISYNRADTENLFQLGKIFYDMLRSQVGIEEFIDNGTKRDSQKVS
- a CDS encoding DUF202 domain-containing protein encodes the protein MEENNTHPKVRNRRVHLANERTFLSWIRTSIGIMAFGFVVEKFALFVRQISFFVSSTLHQKEPSHVLEKELLQPSHVGYSSFFGIFLVALGALMGFLAFIRYKKIEKQIDEDSYKPSLLLDILLVVAILVIAGFLIIYLIHSI
- a CDS encoding ATP-binding protein; protein product: MVAEFLILLIFLLILIILILTGRIKTLSQKIHELQSEKNVYELTQIKSPQSFETILKSITEGLLIIDPRGYIMLANQSLKDILRIDEPPEGKQVIEVIRNIDLINLISSAMVEKQDLTAEIIVKKAGKDIYLLAKAMPVVDSGSVSFLIILLHDISRLKQLENIRRDFVANVSHELKTPVTAIKGYAEALLDGAIDERENAKKFIEIIKNQADRLNALVEDLLTLSRIESGDIKIEKEKILLESLVESVFEIFKDRAEKKGLLLKKEIPYETFIYADKDRFTQIMINLIDNAIKFTEKGLVKVRFFQENDKGILSVEDTGIGIPKEHLYRIGERFYRVDQARSRQLGGTGLGLAIVKHLVLAHGWQFKIDSEVNKGTEVKIIIHDNF
- a CDS encoding response regulator transcription factor, whose translation is MNEKILVVEDEREIADLIAYTLKKENFEVTIALDGETALKKLRENFFDLVVLDLMLPKIQGLEICKVIRNNPDMQKTGIIIVTAKGEEFDKITGLEAGADDYITKPFSSKELLARIKAVLRRTMPAHSKQKIIKIKEMVIDKEKYLVTVKGQPKRLSATEFKLLLYLAERPNKIFNRDHLLDAVWGHEIYVDSRTVDVHIRRLRLKIEEDPDNPEYIKTLRGIGYYIEA
- the aroB gene encoding 3-dehydroquinate synthase, with translation MEKLRVELGERSYEILIDRGNLSLIGERLLRFSVGKKVSIISNPKIFELYGERVIASLKKEGFDTYSVLVPDGELYKDYFWAYHILTQLLEAGFDRRSSLIALGGGVIGDLTGFVASIYMRGIPYIQIPTTLLAQVDSSVGGKTAVNHPLGKNMIGSFWQPSLVWIDVDTLDTLPEREFISGLAEVIKYGIIWDREFFEFLEINREKILRKEKEVLIQIIKRACEIKTEVVSKDERESSLRAILNYGHTIGHAIETLTGYGRYLHGEAISIGMVYEAKLSRMLGFLETESLERIKNILKNFGLPINLPLNMDSSAMIKTILLDKKNIEGKIRMVIPEAIGKMKINFEISEEDLKKVLNE
- a CDS encoding shikimate kinase, with protein sequence MKNIVLIGFMGTGKSSVGKILSKKLGFKFIDVDKVIEKTTGMKISEIFSRFGEPRFRDIESEVINLITQKNRQVIATGGGVVLREENMKKLKENGVIFCLKASENVIFERVKHCKDRPLLQVENPEKRIKELLEKRKHLYEKADFCIDTEGLTPEQVTEKIIERLIDGKT
- a CDS encoding thermonuclease family protein codes for the protein MQYYYTKNFIGFGILLFLVFFIFTSACAKKEADYYKVTEINDGDTVSIVTGSFFGIIVKTERVRLIGIDAPELAQEPWGRRAKNHLRKLIKESDWLVKIELDVQHRDRYGRILAYLWDKNGRMLNYMMVRDGYAMVYTVPPNVKYTEWFLQAQRLARQEKRGIWGKDGLREAPSQWRKQHPQNHR
- a CDS encoding AbrB/MazE/SpoVT family DNA-binding domain-containing protein, coding for MFYSLRQRKDGTFAVNVPTWVIKLLKMQIGDYVGLEVRRGAIVLNPKQYSGFTYKLRRNGRYAEVGIPSWVVKQLRLKAGDKVDFSIQGGKVLITPVKEELS